In Halorhodospira halophila, the DNA window TGATTGAGCATCTTGAGGGTCAACTGCGAGCCCTCGAGGAGCTTCTCGCGATCGGCCTCGGCGTCTTCGGCCGCCTGGACGCCCATCTCCAGGCTGTCCTTGACCTGCAGGAGATCGCCGCAGACCTTCTCGAGCCCCTGCCGCCGGGCCTGGTCGACATCCTTTTCCGCGCGGCGCTGCGCGTTCTCCAGCTCGGCGCGCATGCGCAGCACCTGATCCCAGTTCTCTTGGGCCTTCCGCTCGGCGTCAGCAAGGGCGTTCTCGAGTTCCTCGATACGCTGCTCCAGGTCCTCGGCGCTGGTACCGGCCTCGTCCGCCGCGGCGCCCTCGCTCGCCGAATCGCCGCTCTGGAGCTCGCCCTCGAGCGCCTCCGAGGCCTGACGGGTGTGCTTCTGCTCCGACGCCTCGGCGGTTGCCTGCGCGTCGCCGCGCACCTCGGGCTGCTCCTCGGTCGTGCTCTGTCGCTGGTTATCAGTCATATGGCTGCTCCGCTGGATTGAGCCGGAAAACGGTTACTGGCAGCCCACCACCGGGCGCCCCAAGCGCGGCC includes these proteins:
- the grpE gene encoding nucleotide exchange factor GrpE, translating into MTDNQRQSTTEEQPEVRGDAQATAEASEQKHTRQASEALEGELQSGDSASEGAAADEAGTSAEDLEQRIEELENALADAERKAQENWDQVLRMRAELENAQRRAEKDVDQARRQGLEKVCGDLLQVKDSLEMGVQAAEDAEADREKLLEGSQLTLKMLNQVFERFEIEEINPLGERFNPDYHEAMATQPSEEQEPNTVLHVVQKGYRLQDRLLRPALVVVAKKADGSAGSGGSVDETA